The genomic region TTGCACGGAATTCAATTCCTTTAATAAGTACGCCGTCAACAGCCAATTGTGGTTGATTCTCCAAAACTTTCAGAACATCCGGTAGTAAATCTTTCCAACTATAAAACACATTTATATAGAATACCACttcataaagaaaaatatgtaatgatTTACCACACATATTTACGATCACCCATACGTATTCCCTCGATACAAAGATCGAGAATATAAATTAACTGGTTAGAAGGAAATGTTGATACATGCTGACATAGCCGTTTTATCAAATCGTAGGACTGCTTGTCTCTCAATTCAAAACGTTGCAAACTTTTTAGTAAATGCTTcaccaaaaaaaaacgtttttcttTGATTTGACGACTACTGTATCCAAAGCTAAGGCCTTCAAGGATGAAACTCCAAAACGATACAAAATCATTTCGTCCAAATTTCGAATTTAAGATCGCAACTAACTAAACATGGAATATTCTTACTAATTTAGTTAACATCGAtgctttcttatacatataaatcaaTATAGAATTACCGTCACGGTGTCAGTATTCTCCATTAAGCTATGCAATTCCAGAAAATCTTTCTTCTCCCCATATTCTCCAATCAACGACTCCACAGATCTTCCGTTCGAACTATGTTTCTTTGAATGCAACATATGAGACAACTCATTACTTTTATCGACTTTAAACATTTCTATATATGTTCGAATTTATTccaccacaaaatttatttaaaatttcttagaaCGCGCGCTGCACTTTCTTGGCCACTGTGAACCCAATtcataattaaaacatttattcgcgccttttcaaaaattaatagttcacaataaaaaaatattaagaaaaacgCGCTAATAATATTAAAACCTCAAAACTAATGAACTTAATCATAATGTCTCTCTTgataaatttctttaaacatAATCATGGAAGAATCAAAAGTCCTATAAGAACATTATTAACTTActtgtaaataaacaaacataattttttacctATTGAGATGTAATGTAGAAGTCGGCAGCATTGTACGAAAGGTACGAATACTATTGTGACCCAGACCTgttttatgataaaattttgCTTGTCATCTGTAACCAAGTCCATTATTCACAACTTTGTCTATAGAAgaaaatagtaatatttatatttgttaaaatgGCTTTGGCGGAAATAGCTGGTATTGCAAACGCACCATTcttaaaagaaagaaataataaaatgggGTTCTCAAGTCAGACATATAACCTTGAGAACCCTTACTGCTTGTTGGCACCGCCATCTAGTGGGGTGAGTTCTCTGGCCGTAATAGTAAATTAAGGAATTTAACGTGATTTCTCTTTCTAGTTGGTGAATATAAGATCTATGCAGGCCGCTGGATCACAAAGCGGTTTAAAAATTGATTACGACCACGGCACAACAACTTTGGGATTCAAATACAAAGGTGGCGTTATATTGGCTGTTGATTCTCGTGCGACTGGTGGTCAGTTTATTGGTTCTcaagaaatgaagaaaatcgtagaaatcaacaaatatttgttgGGTACATTAGCTGGTGGTGCTGCTGATTGTGTCTATTGGGATCGTGTTCTTGCAAAGGAATGTCGTCTACATGAACTACGgaacaaaaaacatatttctgtGGCAGCTGCAAGTAAGATCATGGCGAATATTGCTCATGAGTATAAGGGCATGGGTTTGAGCATGGGTATGATGCTAGCTGGTTTTGATGATAAAGGTGCTGGTCTGTATTATGTTGATTCGGAAGGATCTCGATCGGCAGGAAATATATTTTCCGTGGGAAGTGGTTCAATTTATGCGTATGGTGTACTTGACTCTGGATACAAATATGACTTGGAAGATCAAGAAGCCTACGAATTAGGTCAACGTGCTATATATCACGCAACATTCAGAGATGCTTATTCCGGTGGCATTATTCGAGTATACCACTTAAAAAAAGATggttggataaaaatatcggaGCGCGATTGCAAAGATCTTCATTATAGAtaccaagaagaagaaaattaatattttattaattaatccgtaaaataatgaattttggaGTAATATGAGTAATGTagttatgtttaaataaaacttgACTAATAAATATGGTTGAAagctttaataaatttgatCGTACAAATATAGTTGGGATTTGTCCAAAATCACCTTACAGCCACCTACAGAATAACCGTTTAATTACCCAACTATTTGATAATTCTAACCGAAATTCTTCTGCACATGTGTTCATAGCTTTTTATTCAAAAGCATTATGAGTTGCACATTGTGTAAGTTTAGTTTCCGCGCTAGTTCCTTCAACGTATTGGATTTCGGTAGCCGTTGTCCATGATCTTAACCATGAAATTGtcaataaagccataacaaatTGAGTATTAGTTCATAGCACCAACATTATTTACAGGTCCTTTGTTCAATCTTGGAATatagttttaatgaaattatttgaattgtgaTAGGATAGAAGAAACCACCCAAGTAATACTTTCTAATccatagttaaattttttgtttttgtaaattttaaaaattatttggccAAAAAGAATTCCACGTTTATATGTTCAGTATGGcatcacttttattttttaacatgcaacccttttgttattgtgcgaattaatcgaaataaataaaaatttgaatgttACATTAAAGTTATTTCTACActatttaacataaaataagaGTAATTCAGTGAAGTATTAATGAATAACAGTGAATGAAAtagttgtaaaataaattaaaaaaagaaatcaacATGACTACTATTTACGAGCTTTATTGTGAAACTTAATAACATAAGCCAGGAGAAGTTTATAATATTACTCAGGACGGCCATTATAGACCATACGTATACATTATCGCTCAACCTGGATTTCCATTTTAAATcgcaagcaaataaaataatgtccAAAGTCGACTTGGAgtcatccaaaaactattcacaGCTTTTAAGCAATCATCACAGCGTAAGAAGTCACTGCCCAGGAGGTAGTTCTAACAATGTAATTGAAGGTGATGCGAAAAATAGTGTAAATGCAATGTTTTTTACATGGTTTCGGTTCCACCGGGTGTATAAACTACTATTGCTAATATTGTTCGTATTGGTGCTATGGCCACTCTTCGCGCATTACAGTTTACTAAATGTATGTTTATTAATACCATTATTgcattttatcaaataaaaaacaaatacattataatttttagcaCCCTATCAACGAAGTTCCGTCTGCTGATGT from Bactrocera tryoni isolate S06 chromosome 3, CSIRO_BtryS06_freeze2, whole genome shotgun sequence harbors:
- the LOC120772559 gene encoding proteasome subunit beta type-5-like, giving the protein MALAEIAGIANAPFLKERNNKMGFSSQTYNLENPYCLLAPPSSGLVNIRSMQAAGSQSGLKIDYDHGTTTLGFKYKGGVILAVDSRATGGQFIGSQEMKKIVEINKYLLGTLAGGAADCVYWDRVLAKECRLHELRNKKHISVAAASKIMANIAHEYKGMGLSMGMMLAGFDDKGAGLYYVDSEGSRSAGNIFSVGSGSIYAYGVLDSGYKYDLEDQEAYELGQRAIYHATFRDAYSGGIIRVYHLKKDGWIKISERDCKDLHYRYQEEEN